The following coding sequences are from one Gossypium hirsutum isolate 1008001.06 chromosome A12, Gossypium_hirsutum_v2.1, whole genome shotgun sequence window:
- the LOC107934485 gene encoding zinc finger CCCH domain-containing protein 62 isoform X2: MSDKKGKAKPTLISLSSSEEEDETEEEVGDDDDYEDRSFSGSSGDETEEAEEEENDSDDNDRTENDDSLCNGVITLLKEGDDLESLSLKQLKAYLRNHGLRITGTTAVCQQRILEHWRIKDGRAEALYPRSSFFINCTGDVCKGDVVLFTQKVYKKFNKMTRRGKLLGKRTIAGRVVKESYGKAKQQHTFTVEVLWSKGSKKLPPLFPLLVKGRNLYKLKTYRQHWSDEAERKHVLSEKHKRGNAARLVKAMKITRKWSTDVGMLESEMLKVQNAKSIHINQDH, translated from the exons ATGTCTGATAAGAAAGGAAAAGCCAAACCTACTTTGATTTCCCTCTCTTCTTCCGAGGAAGAAGACGAAACAGAAGAAGAAGTTGGTGACGATGATGATTATGAAGATAGAAGCTTTTCCGGTTCCAG TGGAGATGAAACTGAGGAAGCGGAAGAGGAAGAGAACGATTCGGACGATAATGATCGGACCGAGAACGACGATTCTCTCTGCAATGGAGTTATTACTCTTCTCAAAG AAGGAGATGACTTAGAAAGCTTGAGCTTGAAACAACTCAAAGCTTATTTGAGAAACCATGGCCTCCGAATCACAGGCACTACGGCAGTGTGTCAACAGAGAATTCTTGAGCATTGGAG aATAAAAGATGGGAGAGCTGAAGCCTTATATCCCAGGTCATCGTTTTTCATCAACTGTACTG GTGATGTTTGTAAAGGAGATGTTGTTTTGTTTACTCAGAAGGTTTATAAGAA GTTCAATAAAATGACTAGGCGTGGGAAACTTCTGGGGAAGAGAACTATTGCAGGAAGGGTTGTTAAGGAAAGCTATGGCAAAGCCAAACAACAACACACATTTACG GTTGAAGTATTATGGAGCAAGGGGAGTAAGAAATTGCCTCCATTATTTCCTTTGCTTGTAAAGGGTCGAAACCTTTATAAATTGAAAACTTACAGACAG CATTGGAGTGATGAGGCCGAAAGAAAACATGTACTTTCCGAGAAGCACAAACGAGGCAACGCAGCAAGACTGGTAAAAGCAATGAAAATAACGAGGAAGTGGTCTACTGATGTTGGTATGTTGGAGAGCGAGATGCTGAAA GTACAAAACGCCAAAAGCATTCACATCAATCAAGaccattga
- the LOC107934485 gene encoding zinc finger CCCH domain-containing protein 62 isoform X1, whose product MSDKKGKAKPTLISLSSSEEEDETEEEVGDDDDYEDRSFSGSSGDETEEAEEEENDSDDNDRTENDDSLCNGVITLLKEGDDLESLSLKQLKAYLRNHGLRITGTTAVCQQRILEHWRIKDGRAEALYPRSSFFINCTGDVCKGDVVLFTQKVYKKFNKMTRRGKLLGKRTIAGRVVKESYGKAKQQHTFTVEVLWSKGSKKLPPLFPLLVKGRNLYKLKTYRQHWSDEAERKHVLSEKHKRGNAARLVKAMKITRKWSTDVGTKRQKHSHQSRPLKKRKTTEPDRGKINNPRRKTPIPRCPSMGNNYQVSSPVGKVKKKQNSRFRVSNTSYSYEKPVHFAEDTGAFHHSYAGTILNPYQPQRNFNHRSAPHGFASYNIGSTSTMVRSLSFRPYVDPWTIPASQNQQFN is encoded by the exons ATGTCTGATAAGAAAGGAAAAGCCAAACCTACTTTGATTTCCCTCTCTTCTTCCGAGGAAGAAGACGAAACAGAAGAAGAAGTTGGTGACGATGATGATTATGAAGATAGAAGCTTTTCCGGTTCCAG TGGAGATGAAACTGAGGAAGCGGAAGAGGAAGAGAACGATTCGGACGATAATGATCGGACCGAGAACGACGATTCTCTCTGCAATGGAGTTATTACTCTTCTCAAAG AAGGAGATGACTTAGAAAGCTTGAGCTTGAAACAACTCAAAGCTTATTTGAGAAACCATGGCCTCCGAATCACAGGCACTACGGCAGTGTGTCAACAGAGAATTCTTGAGCATTGGAG aATAAAAGATGGGAGAGCTGAAGCCTTATATCCCAGGTCATCGTTTTTCATCAACTGTACTG GTGATGTTTGTAAAGGAGATGTTGTTTTGTTTACTCAGAAGGTTTATAAGAA GTTCAATAAAATGACTAGGCGTGGGAAACTTCTGGGGAAGAGAACTATTGCAGGAAGGGTTGTTAAGGAAAGCTATGGCAAAGCCAAACAACAACACACATTTACG GTTGAAGTATTATGGAGCAAGGGGAGTAAGAAATTGCCTCCATTATTTCCTTTGCTTGTAAAGGGTCGAAACCTTTATAAATTGAAAACTTACAGACAG CATTGGAGTGATGAGGCCGAAAGAAAACATGTACTTTCCGAGAAGCACAAACGAGGCAACGCAGCAAGACTGGTAAAAGCAATGAAAATAACGAGGAAGTGGTCTACTGATGTTG GTACAAAACGCCAAAAGCATTCACATCAATCAAGaccattgaaaaaaagaaaaactactGAACCGGACAGGGGAAAGATTAATAACCCACGAAGAAAAACCCCTATTCCAAGGTGTCCAAGTATGGGTAACAATTACCAAGTGTCTTCTCCAGTTGGAAAAGTGAAAAAGAAGCAAAACTCAAGGTTTAGAGTCTCTAATACTTCTTATAGTTATGAAAAACCCGTTCATTTTGCTGAAGATACAGGTGCCTTTCATCATTCATATGCCGGTACTATCCTAAATCCATATCAACCTCAACGAAACTTTAACCACCGGAGTGCACCACATGGGTTTGCCAGCTATAATATCGGATCTACTTCAACAATGGTAAGGTCATTGTCCTTTAGACCATATGTAGATCCATGGACAATACCTGCTTCTCAAAACCAGCAGTTCAACTGA